A genomic stretch from Candidatus Thiothrix anitrata includes:
- a CDS encoding MFS transporter, with protein sequence MTTTQSSTRAVWAWAFYDWANSAFITTVMVVFFPIFFREYWAKGLPSEEITLHLGTANALASVSIMLLAPFLGTVADQGGLKKPMMAGFVTLGVCATLGLTAVGESQWQWAMFGFVLAVVGFLGANIFYDALLVDVAEERQFNRVSALGYALGYLGGGLLFGLCVLLTLNPVWFGLTDASQAVRWAFGVTALWWAVFSIPLWRWVRERASAQAVRPPLVPLLRISGKQLLETFRHIRQLRVVWLFLLAYWFYIDGVDTVILMAVDYGKSLGFANENLITALLMTQFIAFPAALVFGWLGNRWGAKRGILLGLAGYVVITAMATRMDSVSEFYLLALSVGLVQGGVQALSRSFYASLIPQDQAAEFFGFYNMLGKFAAVLGPLLVGWVGVLTGSPRLGLLAVLLLFGIGAWLLWKVPQGSSAKP encoded by the coding sequence ATGACGACCACTCAATCATCAACCCGCGCCGTTTGGGCGTGGGCATTCTACGACTGGGCGAATTCCGCCTTTATCACGACCGTCATGGTGGTGTTTTTCCCCATTTTTTTTCGCGAATACTGGGCTAAAGGGTTGCCATCTGAGGAAATCACCCTGCATCTGGGCACGGCAAATGCGTTGGCGAGTGTGTCGATCATGCTGCTCGCACCGTTTTTAGGTACAGTGGCGGATCAAGGCGGCCTGAAAAAACCGATGATGGCAGGTTTTGTGACGCTAGGGGTTTGCGCTACTTTAGGGTTAACCGCAGTGGGGGAAAGCCAGTGGCAATGGGCGATGTTTGGCTTTGTGCTGGCAGTGGTCGGGTTCTTGGGGGCGAATATTTTCTACGATGCCTTGTTGGTGGATGTCGCTGAGGAGCGTCAATTCAACCGAGTGTCGGCCTTGGGTTACGCCCTGGGGTATCTGGGTGGTGGTTTATTGTTTGGTTTGTGTGTGTTGCTGACATTAAACCCCGTGTGGTTTGGGTTAACCGATGCAAGTCAAGCGGTGCGCTGGGCATTCGGGGTAACGGCGTTGTGGTGGGCGGTGTTTTCCATCCCGCTGTGGCGTTGGGTGCGCGAACGTGCGTCTGCGCAAGCTGTGCGTCCGCCGTTGGTGCCGTTGCTGCGGATTTCAGGTAAGCAATTGTTGGAAACGTTTCGCCATATCCGCCAGTTGCGAGTGGTGTGGTTGTTTTTGTTGGCGTATTGGTTTTATATCGACGGGGTGGATACGGTCATTTTAATGGCGGTTGATTACGGTAAGTCTTTGGGATTTGCTAATGAGAATTTGATTACGGCATTACTGATGACGCAATTTATCGCGTTTCCAGCGGCCTTGGTGTTTGGCTGGCTGGGTAATCGCTGGGGAGCCAAGCGCGGTATTTTGTTAGGGCTGGCAGGCTATGTGGTGATCACCGCTATGGCAACACGGATGGATTCGGTGTCAGAGTTTTACCTACTGGCATTGAGCGTGGGGCTGGTGCAGGGCGGGGTGCAAGCCTTAAGTCGCTCGTTCTATGCGAGTTTGATTCCACAGGATCAGGCAGCGGAATTTTTCGGGTTTTACAATATGCTGGGTAAATTTGCGGCGGTGTTGGGGCCGTTGTTGGTGGGCTGGGTCGGGGTTTTAACGGGTTCCCCGCGTCTGGGTTTGCTGGCGGTATTGTTGTTGTTTGGTATCGGTGCTTGGCTGTTATGGAAAGTACCGCAAGGCTCCAGTGCTAAACCATGA
- a CDS encoding carboxymuconolactone decarboxylase family protein, with amino-acid sequence MLEPSFMDSLKKARTYGLGEFLEIIGELSQESTKKGLLDRKHKELITLGIALAKGCHRCIEIHTEAAIRLGATETEMLQVRKVALYTQASPEHRQAELWQAWADSWREFSLSKGCIDRRCRELVGLGIAIVKQEARLIEMHTHAAMEYGATPEEIFEVMPIALLMDGAPALSQIPQLVHALDLAQTTTTAQAA; translated from the coding sequence ATGTTAGAACCTAGCTTTATGGATTCCTTAAAAAAAGCACGGACTTACGGCTTAGGGGAATTCCTAGAAATTATTGGTGAGCTGTCTCAAGAGAGCACCAAAAAAGGCTTACTTGATCGTAAACATAAAGAGTTGATTACATTAGGTATTGCGCTTGCTAAAGGTTGCCACCGTTGTATCGAAATTCATACGGAAGCGGCTATTCGTTTAGGCGCAACCGAAACTGAAATGCTTCAAGTGCGTAAAGTCGCCTTGTATACCCAAGCTAGCCCAGAACATCGCCAAGCTGAATTGTGGCAGGCATGGGCGGATTCATGGCGCGAATTTTCCCTGAGTAAAGGCTGTATTGACCGCCGTTGCCGTGAGTTGGTTGGTTTGGGAATTGCTATCGTCAAGCAAGAGGCGCGTTTAATCGAAATGCACACCCATGCTGCGATGGAATACGGCGCGACCCCCGAAGAAATCTTTGAAGTCATGCCTATTGCGTTATTGATGGATGGTGCGCCAGCACTGTCACAAATCCCCCAATTAGTGCACGCGCTCGATTTAGCGCAAACGACAACGACAGCTCAGGCAGCGTAA
- a CDS encoding phasin family protein — MQNEMMNIVKQFSDSAMASAKKIGELNMKTFETLATKQADLVKSCVEMGTKNAEAATKVKDLGELNALQQDVTRTCGEKWVANMREATEMLTSVRDELTAIMEEAAKYTQAGAEQAVEAGKKAATEAVEKTTEAVEKASAEVVELTKETVEKTVEATKKAAAKAKAA, encoded by the coding sequence ATGCAAAACGAAATGATGAACATCGTAAAACAATTCAGTGACAGCGCTATGGCTTCTGCCAAGAAAATTGGCGAACTGAACATGAAGACTTTTGAAACACTGGCTACCAAGCAAGCTGACCTGGTTAAGTCTTGTGTTGAAATGGGCACTAAAAACGCTGAAGCTGCTACCAAAGTTAAAGACTTGGGCGAATTAAATGCACTGCAACAAGATGTTACTCGCACTTGTGGTGAAAAATGGGTCGCTAATATGCGTGAAGCAACTGAAATGCTGACTTCAGTTCGTGACGAACTGACTGCTATCATGGAAGAAGCGGCAAAATACACTCAAGCAGGTGCTGAGCAAGCTGTAGAAGCTGGCAAGAAAGCAGCAACTGAAGCGGTAGAAAAAACGACTGAAGCTGTTGAAAAAGCATCTGCTGAGGTTGTTGAATTGACTAAAGAAACAGTTGAAAAGACTGTTGAAGCTACTAAAAAAGCGGCTGCAAAAGCTAAAGCTGCTTAA